In one Nitrososphaera viennensis EN76 genomic region, the following are encoded:
- a CDS encoding PAC2 family protein, whose product MKAVRVEDADIRKPIVIAAMQDMGNVGSIAIDFINKSLGTRPFRHISIPFPNYVVDNGGHIDFQREKWEYRYGSGGSVVVFGGGMGQPQTNQELYDLCEDVIDIARQYSAQLVYTLGAFHTDRKYGKAPKTFFAATTQELAGQIQRLGLEPTPGSSLITGFNGLILGLAKEAGLQGIGLYAEIDDPQVPQFRAAKSLLATLEKLTYQKFRGMEELDEMASRVESEGGSGEF is encoded by the coding sequence ATGAAGGCCGTCAGGGTTGAGGATGCCGACATACGCAAGCCCATAGTCATAGCGGCCATGCAGGACATGGGCAACGTCGGGAGCATCGCCATCGACTTTATCAACAAGAGCCTCGGCACGCGGCCATTCAGGCACATCTCGATCCCGTTCCCAAATTATGTCGTCGACAACGGCGGGCACATCGATTTTCAGCGGGAAAAGTGGGAGTACAGGTACGGCTCTGGCGGGTCGGTCGTGGTATTTGGAGGCGGGATGGGCCAGCCCCAGACCAACCAAGAGCTTTATGACCTGTGCGAAGATGTCATCGACATCGCAAGGCAGTATTCTGCCCAGCTCGTGTACACGCTCGGTGCGTTCCACACCGACAGAAAGTACGGCAAGGCTCCCAAGACGTTTTTTGCGGCGACTACCCAAGAGCTTGCAGGGCAGATCCAGCGCCTCGGGCTTGAACCCACGCCCGGCTCGTCACTCATTACAGGATTTAACGGCCTCATCCTCGGCCTTGCCAAGGAGGCAGGCCTGCAGGGCATCGGGCTGTACGCAGAGATTGACGATCCGCAGGTGCCCCAGTTCCGTGCGGCAAAAAGCCTGCTTGCAACGCTCGAGAAACTGACGTACCAGAAATTCCGCGGCATGGAGGAGCTGGACGAGATGGCTTCGAGGGTAGAAAGCGAGGGCGGCAGCGGCGAATTCTAG